The Bradyrhizobium oligotrophicum S58 genome contains the following window.
TCGCTGAAGCCGGTCGGCAAGCCGCCGGGTGACGCGACCGCGGACCAGATGGATGCGCTCGCTGATATCGCCGACAAGTACTCGTTCGGCGAGATCCGCGTCGGCCATGAGCAGAACCTGGCGCTGCCGCATGTCCGCAAGCGCGATCTGCCGGCGGTTTGGAAGGCGCTCGAGGCGATCGGCCTTGCAATCCCCAACGTCAACCTGGTCTCCGACATCATCGCCTGCCCGGGCCTGGACTACTGCTCGCTGGCGAACGCGCGCTCGATTCCGATCGCGCAGGAGATCACGCGCCGCTTCGCCAATCACGACACGGCGAATTTGATCGGCCGGCTGCACGTCAACATCTCCGGCTGCATCAATGCCTGCGGCCACCACCATGTCGGCCATATCGGCATTCTCGGCGTCGAGAAGAACAACGAGGAATTCTATCAGATCACGATCGGCGGCCGCGCCGACGAGGGCGCCGAGCTCGGCACCCTGATCGGACCCGCGGTGCCCTATGCCGAAGTCGCCGACGTCGTCGAGGACATCGTCGAAGCCTATCTTGCGCTGCGCGCGCGTCCCGAAGAGCTGTTCGTCGACACGGTGAAGCGGCTCGGGGTCGAACCATTCAGGGAGCGGGTTTATGCCACTCGTTAAGGGCGGACACATCATCGCGGACGAATTCGTCCGCATCACCGACGATGCCGAACTGCCGGCGCAGGGCGCGATCCTGGTGTCGGAAACGCGCTTGCTCGCGGATCCGCAGGCGCTGCTCGGCCGCACCGGTGGCAAGTGTGGGGTGATCTGGCCGAACAACCGCGACGTCGACGACCTCGTGCCACATCTCGACCGCCTCGCGCTGGTGGGGCTGGTGTTTCCGAGCTTCCGCGACGGCCGCGCCTATACCCAGGCGCGCCTGTTGCGTGAGCGCTACGGCTATCGCGGCGAGCTGCGCGCGACGGGGCAGGTGCTGCGCGACCAGTTCGTGTTCATGCTGCGCGCCGGCTTC
Protein-coding sequences here:
- a CDS encoding DUF934 domain-containing protein, which gives rise to MPLVKGGHIIADEFVRITDDAELPAQGAILVSETRLLADPQALLGRTGGKCGVIWPNNRDVDDLVPHLDRLALVGLVFPSFRDGRAYTQARLLRERYGYRGELRATGQVLRDQFVFMLRAGFDAFEVKKQADAEAFTETVKRYSVFYQPAGDGRISALHQRLQLRHSESAGL